The window GGCGGCTGCCTTGAGCTTCATGGTGATCTCATTGTCCTCCACCGAAGGGTCTAGCTCGCCTGAGGGGTGGTTGTGGGCCACAGCCACCGCGCTGGCCCTGTCGAGGAGGGGATCGGCGAAAACTTCACGCGGGTGGACTATGGTTCGGTTCACAAGGCCTATGGTGACTATGCGCACAGCCAGCACCTCATGGGCGCCGTTCAGGGATATGCAGATGAAGCGTTCCTGCCGCCTGTCTGCATAGTGGCGTATGAGGCTGTAGATATCCTGTGGGGTTTTTATCCTCTGGCCCAAAGCCCATTTGCGTCTGCCGAATTCCAGCATGGCTGCTATGGTGCAGGCTTTGGATTCGCCCATGCCGGTAAGGCTGCATAGCTCCTTTACCGAGGGTATATCCTTTTCCCTGTCAAGGCTATCGAGAAGATCCCTTGCTATCACCAGAACATTCCGGCCCTTTATCCCCGAAACCAGGATCACCGCCAGAAGATCCTGATCCGATAAAGAAGCCGGTCCGGATTTAGCCAGCCTCTCCCTGGGCCTGTCTTCCGCAGGGAGAACGCTGGGACTTGCGAGAGTTGAGTATTCTTCATTCATATATACCTATATGGCATTGGGATGGAAATTGCATTGAAAAAAACCTTCTTTTTTTCTGAAAATGTTGTATAATAACGAATCAAGGAGCATATCATGCTAAAAGCAACAGATCCGCGCTGCGAATACAGAACCAATCCGGTGGGCATCCCAACCGGGAAACCACGATTTAGCTGGAAAATCGAGACAGACAAAAAAAATGTCAAGCAAACTGC is drawn from Leadbettera azotonutricia ZAS-9 and contains these coding sequences:
- the radC gene encoding RadC family protein; translated protein: MNEEYSTLASPSVLPAEDRPRERLAKSGPASLSDQDLLAVILVSGIKGRNVLVIARDLLDSLDREKDIPSVKELCSLTGMGESKACTIAAMLEFGRRKWALGQRIKTPQDIYSLIRHYADRRQERFICISLNGAHEVLAVRIVTIGLVNRTIVHPREVFADPLLDRASAVAVAHNHPSGELDPSVEDNEITMKLKAAADILGIHFLDHLIFSENSWFSYRQSGLIPEVKS